The following are encoded in a window of Ignicoccus islandicus DSM 13165 genomic DNA:
- a CDS encoding lyase family protein, whose product MREQYRSYALGTQPKWLSEYISSIDFDLYICEYVLDVLREHVKELRRQGYVSENSEMELIRAIDDFDCTARLKGYEDVHEAIEYFVSKLTNAGKWLNLGKSRNDQVATALRARNKEEILDAIDSIRILILEFLSKASAYEDVPFPTFTHFQHAQPTTFGHYLLSFAEELVDLIDGLKYAYEISDLCPYGSAAVAGSTVRLDRIRVCKNLKFKNVAFNTIYATTSRNFILVSLDSISQVTSVLLRFIEDMFLYSNPALNLVEVPSSHAGTSSIMPHKRNPATLEIARAELLKVYFIREYAYALLKGLPSGYALDLQQLSPVVWEAYRTFRRSVTVISDFVREVEIGDGIKDIWKYPLRAADLAEAISVSKGVPFRDAYATVARGLKEGKSVEELSKEVLGIELPDPITSRRNAGSPGNLDPIKRKVIERLRKIICETSARWNELI is encoded by the coding sequence TTGAGGGAGCAATATAGAAGCTACGCACTGGGCACTCAACCGAAGTGGTTATCCGAGTACATCTCCTCTATTGACTTCGATCTTTATATTTGCGAATACGTATTGGACGTTTTAAGAGAGCACGTAAAAGAGCTACGCAGGCAAGGTTACGTAAGCGAGAACTCCGAAATGGAACTAATTAGAGCTATAGATGACTTCGATTGCACCGCGAGACTTAAGGGATACGAAGACGTTCACGAAGCCATAGAATACTTCGTCAGTAAGCTAACGAACGCTGGTAAGTGGTTAAATCTAGGTAAGAGCCGGAACGATCAAGTAGCTACTGCTTTGAGGGCTAGGAACAAGGAGGAAATACTGGACGCTATCGACTCTATAAGGATTCTCATCTTAGAGTTTCTAAGCAAAGCGTCGGCATATGAAGACGTACCATTCCCTACTTTCACTCACTTTCAGCACGCGCAGCCCACTACCTTCGGGCATTACTTACTGAGCTTCGCAGAAGAACTAGTCGATTTAATAGACGGATTAAAGTATGCTTACGAAATAAGTGACTTATGTCCTTACGGTTCAGCTGCAGTAGCCGGATCTACGGTTAGATTAGATAGGATCAGAGTATGTAAAAACCTAAAATTCAAGAACGTAGCCTTTAACACAATATATGCTACCACGTCTCGGAACTTCATCTTGGTGTCTTTAGACTCGATATCGCAAGTAACTTCGGTACTTTTGAGATTCATCGAGGACATGTTCCTGTATTCAAATCCCGCCTTAAACTTAGTTGAAGTCCCTAGTTCACATGCAGGAACCTCCTCTATTATGCCTCATAAGAGAAATCCAGCAACTTTAGAGATAGCTAGAGCGGAGCTATTGAAAGTGTATTTTATCAGAGAATACGCTTACGCTTTACTAAAGGGCTTACCATCAGGTTACGCTTTAGATCTCCAACAATTAAGCCCGGTAGTATGGGAGGCGTATAGGACCTTTCGGAGAAGCGTGACTGTAATTTCCGATTTCGTGAGGGAAGTGGAGATAGGGGATGGCATTAAGGATATATGGAAATACCCGCTGAGGGCAGCCGACTTAGCCGAGGCCATCAGCGTGAGCAAGGGAGTTCCATTTAGGGACGCCTATGCAACGGTAGCGAGAGGCTTGAAAGAGGGAAAGAGCGTAGAAGAGTTATCCAAGGAGGTACTTGGGATCGAACTACCAGATCCGATAACTAGTAGGAGGAACGCGGGAAGCCCCGGGAACTTGGATCCGATTAAGCGGAAGGTGATCGAGCGTCTAAGGAAAATTATTTGCGAAACCTCCGCTAGGTGGAACGAGCTAATCTAG